A DNA window from Aureibaculum sp. 2308TA14-22 contains the following coding sequences:
- a CDS encoding BT_3928 family protein: MKILTHIARVLVAITFIFSGFVKLIDPLGSAYKFQDYFAADVLNLEFLSPYALPFSVILILAEIMLGVMLLIGFKPKITIWSLLVLTLVFLFLTWYSAYYNKVTDCGCFGDAVKLTPWETFYKNVILIGLIILLMFNIKHIKPILGKNAVKWISLGSLMVFMFIAYYVLQHLPLIDFRPYAVGKNIPEGMIIPEGAKQDVYEDTWIYNVNGEDKEYTTAEKPWEIEGATFVDRKTVLIERGYEVPIHDFTMERDGVDFTEFLMQKEKLVLIIMHNFNKTDTSLLPKIKEFSTKALQEGYDVYAMSSNKEEDYLKLKKEYNLDFDVLFCDDITLKTMIRANPGIMILDKGTITGKWNANDAHKIKL; this comes from the coding sequence ATGAAAATCTTAACCCACATAGCGAGAGTACTAGTAGCAATCACTTTCATCTTCTCTGGGTTTGTCAAATTGATTGACCCTTTGGGTTCGGCCTATAAATTCCAAGATTATTTTGCTGCAGATGTACTCAATTTAGAGTTTTTAAGCCCTTATGCGTTGCCATTTTCGGTCATATTGATTCTTGCGGAAATAATGCTGGGCGTTATGTTGTTAATAGGATTCAAGCCTAAAATTACCATCTGGAGTTTATTGGTGCTTACACTTGTTTTTCTGTTTTTAACATGGTATTCCGCCTATTACAACAAGGTAACCGATTGTGGTTGTTTTGGTGATGCGGTAAAGCTTACACCCTGGGAAACCTTTTATAAAAATGTAATACTGATTGGGCTCATTATATTATTGATGTTCAACATCAAACACATTAAACCTATTCTAGGCAAAAATGCTGTAAAATGGATTTCTTTGGGATCACTTATGGTATTTATGTTCATTGCCTATTATGTATTGCAACATTTACCGTTGATTGATTTTAGACCTTATGCTGTAGGAAAAAATATTCCAGAAGGGATGATAATTCCCGAAGGTGCCAAACAAGATGTTTACGAAGACACATGGATATATAATGTTAATGGTGAGGATAAAGAATATACAACAGCTGAAAAACCCTGGGAAATTGAGGGTGCCACTTTTGTAGATAGAAAAACGGTTTTAATAGAGAGAGGCTATGAAGTACCTATCCATGATTTTACTATGGAGCGTGATGGTGTAGATTTTACCGAATTCTTAATGCAAAAGGAAAAGTTAGTCTTAATTATTATGCACAATTTTAATAAAACAGATACTTCTTTATTGCCAAAAATTAAAGAGTTTTCAACCAAAGCATTACAAGAGGGGTATGATGTTTATGCCATGTCATCCAATAAGGAAGAGGACTATTTAAAACTAAAAAAGGAATACAACTTAGACTTTGATGTATTGTTTTGCGATGATATAACCTTAAAAACAATGATACGTGCCAATCCGGGAATTATGATTTTAGACAAAGGCACTATAACTGGGAA
- a CDS encoding DUF1599 domain-containing protein yields the protein MPKTSEQYDAVIANCRELFMNKMTDYGRSWRILRLPSLTDQIFIKAQRIRTIQENEVKKVDEDEKSEFIGIINYCIMALIQLEKGVAEQPDLSAKETEELYDKHIAITKSLMENKNHDYGEAWRDMRVSSLTDLILQKLLRVKSIENNKGKLLVSEGLDANYQDMINYAVFALILMDEQTMDKK from the coding sequence ATGCCTAAAACTTCAGAACAATACGATGCTGTAATTGCCAATTGCCGCGAACTTTTTATGAATAAAATGACTGATTATGGCAGATCTTGGCGTATTTTACGCTTACCTTCTTTAACGGATCAAATTTTTATCAAAGCACAACGTATTAGAACCATTCAAGAAAATGAGGTAAAAAAGGTAGATGAAGATGAAAAATCGGAATTTATTGGCATTATCAATTATTGTATAATGGCTTTAATTCAGTTGGAAAAAGGTGTGGCTGAGCAACCCGATTTATCTGCAAAGGAAACGGAGGAATTATATGATAAACATATAGCAATTACCAAATCGTTAATGGAAAATAAAAATCATGATTATGGTGAGGCGTGGCGAGATATGCGTGTTAGTTCTTTGACGGATTTAATTCTTCAAAAACTTTTACGTGTAAAGTCAATCGAAAACAATAAAGGTAAATTATTGGTTTCTGAAGGGTTGGATGCTAATTATCAAGATATGATAAATTATGCGGTTTTCGCGTTGATTTTAATGGACGAACAAACAATGGACAAGAAATGA
- a CDS encoding LOG family protein: MQRIAVFCGSSIGHNPIYANEAKKLGIYMAKKNIGLVYGGGKIGMMGVIADAVMENKGEVIGIIPYLLRHEEVAHTTITEMIVTKKMSKRKVKMSRLVDGYIAMAGGFGTLDEIFEVLTLGQLGIENKPIGVLNTNGYFDNTLQQLNVMVNEGFLKKQNKDMVMVSDSIEELINLMDNYNPPKMTKVINKVVRANILK, from the coding sequence ATGCAGCGTATAGCCGTTTTTTGTGGATCGAGTATAGGTCATAATCCTATTTATGCCAACGAGGCCAAGAAGCTTGGCATTTATATGGCGAAAAAAAATATCGGGTTGGTTTATGGTGGTGGAAAAATTGGTATGATGGGCGTAATTGCTGATGCCGTGATGGAAAACAAAGGCGAAGTAATTGGCATTATTCCCTATTTATTGAGGCATGAAGAAGTAGCACATACCACTATAACTGAAATGATTGTTACTAAAAAAATGTCGAAAAGGAAAGTAAAAATGAGTCGTTTAGTTGATGGTTATATTGCTATGGCAGGAGGGTTTGGCACTTTAGATGAGATTTTTGAAGTACTGACGCTAGGCCAATTAGGCATTGAAAATAAACCCATCGGAGTTTTAAATACTAATGGTTATTTTGACAATACCTTACAACAATTAAACGTAATGGTAAATGAGGGCTTTTTAAAAAAGCAAAATAAAGACATGGTTATGGTAAGTGATAGCATTGAAGAACTAATTAACCTAATGGATAATTACAACCCGCCAAAAATGACTAAGGTGATTAATAAAGTTGTAAGAGCTAATATTCTAAAATAA
- the folP gene encoding dihydropteroate synthase yields the protein MNINCKGNLIDLSTPKVMGILNLTPDSFYDGGTLKNDRDILSKVEKMLNEGATFIDVGGYSSKPNADEITEYEELKRVIPVIELLVRNFPDILISIDTFRSAVAKKAIQADACMVNDISAGNLDATMFATVAKLQVPYIIMHMQGTPKTMQVNPTYDDITKDIMFFFSQKLNTLRKLGLNDIIIDVGFGFGKTLEHNYELLNNLDLFKNLAVPILTGISRKSMLYKLLDTIPKEALNATTAANTIALLNGTSILRVHDVKEAMETIKIVEALKK from the coding sequence ATGAACATTAACTGTAAAGGAAATCTCATTGATTTATCTACTCCAAAAGTAATGGGAATTTTAAACCTGACTCCAGATTCTTTTTATGACGGAGGTACGTTAAAAAACGATAGGGATATTCTTAGCAAGGTTGAAAAAATGCTAAACGAAGGTGCTACATTTATTGATGTTGGTGGCTATTCTTCAAAACCTAATGCTGATGAAATTACAGAATATGAAGAATTAAAAAGAGTAATTCCCGTTATTGAATTACTAGTCAGAAATTTTCCTGATATTTTAATTTCCATTGATACGTTTAGAAGTGCCGTTGCTAAAAAAGCAATACAGGCAGATGCCTGTATGGTCAATGATATTTCTGCTGGCAACCTTGATGCAACTATGTTTGCAACCGTTGCAAAATTACAAGTACCCTATATAATTATGCACATGCAAGGCACTCCTAAAACCATGCAAGTCAATCCCACTTATGATGATATTACTAAAGATATTATGTTTTTTTTCTCTCAAAAATTAAACACGTTACGAAAACTTGGGCTTAATGATATTATTATTGATGTTGGTTTTGGTTTTGGAAAAACCTTAGAACATAATTATGAATTATTAAACAACTTAGATTTATTTAAAAATTTAGCAGTACCAATATTAACTGGTATTTCAAGAAAATCCATGTTGTATAAATTATTAGATACAATTCCTAAAGAAGCCTTAAATGCTACAACAGCTGCAAATACCATTGCCTTGCTAAACGGCACATCCATTTTACGTGTACACGATGTCAAAGAGGCTATGGAAACCATTAAAATTGTTGAAGCTTTAAAAAAGTAG
- a CDS encoding ExbD/TolR family protein, whose translation MSERNNTEINAGSMADIAFLLLIFFLVTNTMDTETGIYKRLPEKQINPPRIDIKEKNVLDISINTNDEILIEGNQIIGIENLKQIVIDFIDNGAGTNKKGEKCTWCNGKKDPTSSDHPEKALINLQTKRNTSYSTYVTVQNEILSAYSELRNKVSQSLYSTTFSQLENDLKNDKSNTALASKVKSIKSKYPQLLIEETPEK comes from the coding sequence ATGAGTGAACGAAACAACACCGAAATTAATGCCGGTTCTATGGCGGACATTGCTTTTTTATTATTAATCTTCTTTTTGGTTACCAATACTATGGATACCGAAACGGGCATTTACAAACGGCTTCCTGAAAAACAAATAAACCCTCCGCGAATAGACATAAAAGAAAAAAATGTATTGGATATTAGCATAAACACCAATGATGAAATTCTAATTGAAGGCAACCAAATAATAGGTATAGAAAACCTTAAACAAATAGTAATCGATTTTATTGACAATGGAGCGGGAACAAACAAAAAAGGTGAAAAATGTACGTGGTGCAACGGCAAAAAAGACCCAACCTCATCTGATCATCCCGAAAAAGCATTAATTAACTTACAGACAAAAAGAAATACTTCATATTCAACTTACGTCACTGTCCAAAATGAAATCTTAAGTGCTTATTCGGAGTTGCGAAATAAGGTGTCACAATCTCTTTATAGCACTACTTTTAGCCAATTAGAAAATGATCTTAAAAATGACAAAAGTAATACCGCTTTGGCTTCAAAAGTTAAATCTATAAAATCGAAATACCCACAACTGCTAATCGAGGAAACACCAGAAAAATAG
- a CDS encoding diadenylate cyclase, which produces MDAFNFLDFSFLDILDVVLVAILLYYVYKLIRGTVAINIFLGIAIVYLIWKLTVALQMELLSDILGKFLGGGFIALIIVFQQEIRKFLLMVGSTNFTRKKGFLKRFKLLSNMRGTDDFITTDVDSIVNACDEMGKTKTGALIIIQRNNNLDLVKQTGDKMYAEVNKPLLSSIFYKNSPLHDGALIIEDNFITATRVILPIEKDISIPARFGLRHRAALGITMRSDALALAVSEETGQISYIKDGEFILFNDISGLKELIKEDLE; this is translated from the coding sequence TTGGATGCATTCAACTTTTTAGACTTTAGTTTTTTAGATATTTTAGATGTTGTTTTGGTGGCAATTCTACTCTATTATGTTTACAAACTAATTAGAGGCACTGTGGCCATCAATATATTTTTAGGTATTGCCATTGTGTATTTGATATGGAAACTGACCGTTGCTCTTCAGATGGAACTGTTAAGCGATATATTGGGTAAATTCCTAGGGGGCGGATTTATTGCGTTGATTATTGTTTTTCAACAGGAAATCAGAAAATTCTTATTAATGGTAGGCTCTACCAATTTTACTAGAAAAAAAGGGTTTCTAAAACGGTTTAAGCTACTCTCAAATATGCGTGGTACTGATGATTTTATTACAACTGATGTTGACAGCATTGTTAATGCTTGTGATGAAATGGGAAAAACCAAAACCGGTGCATTAATTATAATTCAACGTAATAATAACTTGGATTTGGTAAAACAAACTGGCGATAAAATGTATGCCGAAGTTAACAAACCACTTTTGTCTAGTATTTTTTATAAAAATAGCCCGTTACATGATGGTGCGTTAATTATTGAGGATAACTTTATTACTGCAACACGGGTAATTTTACCTATAGAAAAAGATATTTCCATCCCAGCCCGTTTTGGTTTACGACACAGAGCCGCATTGGGTATTACCATGCGTTCTGATGCATTAGCTTTAGCGGTTTCAGAAGAAACTGGGCAAATCTCTTATATAAAAGATGGAGAATTTATCTTGTTTAATGATATTAGTGGTCTAAAAGAATTGATAAAAGAGGATCTTGAATAA
- a CDS encoding ABC transporter ATP-binding protein, producing MSKKVTGNAFDFKIFWRLMTYAKDYKWQFTFATFSVLIMAGLAAVRPVLLKIIVDEYILNKDVKQLLVFCLIMLGVLIFEVIFYFSFIYSTNWLGQHIIKDIRTKLFDKVLKFKMQYFNNTPVGKLVTRVVSDIEVVASIFGQGLFPIISDLLQMLVIITIMMVMNWQLGLIVVAVLPIMVYATKLFQIKIKGTFQDVRDQVSNLNSFVQERISGMKIVQLFTREKIEYKKFLNINDKHKKAHIRTIWYYSIFFPVVEILSSITVATIVWYGGFAAAVEGATSFGVITSFIYMTNKLFRPLRQIADKFNTLQMGNVAAERVFDVLDENATEIDTGKLEVENLKGNIKFDNVHFRYLEDEPVLRGISFDVNQGETIAVVGATGAGKSTIINLLSRFYRINSGTITIDGIDLNTFKLESLRNQISVVLQDVFLFSDSILNNITLNNMDINLEEVTEAAKVIGIHDFIMTLPNNYHYNVKERGGMLSVGQRQLIAFLRAYVSKPAILVLDEATSSIDAQSERLIQKATNTITLNRTSIIIAHRLATIKKADKIIVMEKGKIVEQGTHKELLKQKGYYSKLYEIQFETAQAS from the coding sequence ATGAGCAAAAAAGTAACAGGTAATGCTTTTGATTTTAAAATCTTTTGGCGATTAATGACATACGCCAAAGATTATAAATGGCAATTTACTTTTGCTACGTTTTCCGTTTTAATAATGGCCGGATTGGCTGCCGTTAGACCGGTTTTATTAAAAATTATAGTTGATGAATATATTCTAAACAAAGATGTAAAACAGTTATTGGTTTTCTGTTTGATAATGTTGGGTGTATTGATTTTTGAGGTTATTTTCTATTTTTCGTTTATCTACTCCACAAACTGGTTAGGACAACATATTATAAAAGATATTAGAACAAAACTCTTTGACAAAGTGTTGAAGTTTAAAATGCAATACTTTAATAATACCCCTGTAGGTAAGCTAGTTACAAGAGTAGTTTCAGACATTGAGGTTGTAGCTAGTATTTTTGGGCAAGGCTTGTTTCCTATTATAAGTGATTTATTGCAAATGTTGGTTATAATTACCATTATGATGGTGATGAACTGGCAATTGGGATTAATTGTAGTCGCGGTTCTACCAATTATGGTTTACGCCACTAAACTGTTCCAAATAAAAATAAAGGGTACTTTTCAGGATGTGCGAGATCAGGTATCTAACTTAAATAGTTTTGTACAAGAACGGATTTCTGGAATGAAGATTGTACAACTTTTTACTCGTGAAAAAATTGAATATAAAAAGTTTTTAAACATAAACGATAAACACAAAAAAGCCCACATAAGAACCATTTGGTATTACTCGATATTTTTTCCAGTTGTTGAGATTTTATCCTCAATTACGGTAGCTACCATTGTTTGGTACGGTGGATTTGCTGCTGCTGTTGAAGGGGCAACTTCATTTGGAGTTATTACCAGTTTTATTTATATGACCAATAAACTTTTTAGGCCTTTACGCCAAATTGCCGATAAGTTCAATACCTTACAAATGGGGAATGTAGCTGCCGAAAGGGTATTTGATGTTTTGGATGAAAATGCAACAGAGATTGATACCGGAAAATTAGAAGTAGAGAACCTAAAAGGAAACATTAAATTTGATAATGTTCATTTTAGATATTTAGAAGATGAGCCAGTGTTGCGAGGAATTTCTTTTGATGTTAACCAAGGAGAAACCATCGCTGTTGTAGGTGCAACAGGAGCAGGAAAATCTACTATCATTAATTTATTGAGCAGATTTTACAGAATTAATTCAGGTACTATTACTATAGATGGAATTGATTTGAATACATTCAAGTTAGAATCGCTGCGAAATCAAATTAGTGTTGTGTTGCAAGATGTTTTTCTGTTTTCGGATTCTATTCTAAACAACATTACCTTAAATAATATGGATATTAACTTGGAAGAAGTTACAGAAGCGGCAAAAGTTATAGGTATTCACGATTTTATTATGACCTTACCTAATAACTATCACTATAATGTAAAGGAAAGAGGCGGAATGTTATCTGTGGGTCAACGACAACTCATAGCATTTTTAAGAGCTTATGTAAGTAAGCCAGCAATTTTGGTTTTGGACGAGGCTACCTCTTCAATTGATGCACAGTCCGAAAGACTGATACAAAAAGCAACAAATACCATAACCCTAAATAGAACTTCGATAATAATAGCACACCGATTGGCGACAATTAAAAAAGCCGACAAAATTATTGTAATGGAAAAAGGCAAAATTGTAGAACAAGGTACGCACAAAGAACTGCTAAAGCAAAAAGGATATTACAGTAAATTGTATGAAATTCAATTTGAAACGGCCCAGGCGAGTTAG
- the truA gene encoding tRNA pseudouridine(38-40) synthase TruA, with product MRYFIELSYNGKNYHGWQAQPNAITVQETVTKALSTILRVKVDTIGAGRTDAGVHALQLFAHFDVANAFDENQITKKANAFLPEDIVVKNVFLVDDNTHARFDAVSRSYEYRIWLGRNPFLTDFTWQLYQKKLDINKMNQAAAILLEYTNFKCFSKSKTDVRTYNCKITKAEWVKKDNELTFYIKADRFLRNMVRAIVGTLVEVGTNKKSIEDFVEILKSEDRCEAGFSAPSQGLFLSTVNYPKSIINKK from the coding sequence TTGAGATATTTTATCGAACTTTCATATAATGGTAAAAACTATCATGGTTGGCAAGCACAGCCAAATGCTATCACGGTTCAAGAAACGGTAACTAAAGCCCTTTCAACCATATTAAGAGTTAAAGTTGATACCATCGGAGCAGGTAGAACTGATGCTGGCGTACATGCGTTGCAGCTATTTGCACATTTTGATGTTGCTAATGCTTTTGATGAAAATCAGATAACAAAAAAAGCAAATGCTTTTTTACCTGAGGATATAGTGGTGAAAAATGTTTTTTTAGTTGATGATAATACTCATGCCAGATTTGATGCTGTAAGTAGAAGCTATGAATATAGAATTTGGTTGGGTAGAAATCCATTTTTAACAGATTTCACTTGGCAACTGTATCAAAAAAAATTGGATATAAATAAAATGAACCAAGCCGCTGCTATATTATTAGAATACACTAATTTTAAATGTTTTTCCAAATCTAAAACAGACGTTAGGACCTATAATTGTAAAATTACCAAGGCTGAATGGGTCAAGAAAGATAATGAACTGACTTTTTATATTAAAGCAGATCGTTTTTTAAGGAATATGGTAAGAGCAATTGTAGGCACTTTAGTTGAAGTAGGTACTAATAAAAAATCAATAGAAGATTTTGTTGAAATACTTAAAAGCGAAGATAGATGTGAAGCTGGATTTTCAGCTCCGTCTCAAGGCTTGTTTTTATCAACGGTTAACTATCCAAAATCTATAATAAATAAAAAATGA
- a CDS encoding metallophosphoesterase family protein has translation MKKILLLSDTHSYIDNQILKFVKQADEIWHAGDIGDVKVSDTLKNIKPLRAVYGNIDNAEIRKEFPLNNRFTIENVDVWITHIGGYPNRYNARIKEEIKDNPPRIFISGHSHILKVMNDKKLNLLHFNPGAAGKQGFHKIRTMLRFEIDGSKIENLEVIELGKR, from the coding sequence ATGAAAAAAATACTTTTACTTTCTGATACGCATAGTTATATAGATAATCAAATTTTAAAGTTTGTAAAACAAGCAGATGAAATTTGGCATGCAGGAGATATTGGTGATGTAAAAGTGAGTGATACCCTAAAAAACATAAAACCGCTTAGAGCCGTTTATGGCAATATAGATAATGCAGAAATCAGGAAAGAGTTCCCTTTGAATAATCGGTTTACCATTGAAAATGTTGATGTTTGGATTACACACATAGGTGGTTACCCTAATCGATACAACGCCAGAATTAAAGAAGAAATCAAAGATAATCCGCCAAGGATTTTTATATCTGGACATTCTCATATTTTAAAGGTAATGAACGATAAAAAGCTGAACCTTTTACATTTTAACCCTGGAGCAGCTGGCAAGCAAGGGTTTCATAAAATCAGAACTATGTTACGTTTTGAAATAGACGGATCAAAAATTGAAAATCTGGAAGTTATAGAGTTGGGCAAAAGATGA
- a CDS encoding tetratricopeptide repeat-containing sensor histidine kinase: protein MMLHFQSKIVLFVFCMLSSFWLYSQTDSLEKIIETSIENKEYELVLSNIEKLETDSNYLKFDKNRLSLNLLKAKFLYETNQHEEAINLLLKGYSELVNNPSLKPLFIRYGKYLGQIFNEAKNYDKSINYYKEVLVNSLELKDTLDILDAYLSLGKNYYKKEVNDSAIYNFTKMLDYPVTSKTENFISFSYNNLGIMASTSDLQLAENYYKKSFEIKEKHKDTVGLATAVMNLGGIYYEKQEFEKAKENYYRAYEAVNELKSKRAIRVREYALYNLAYTNEQLGDFKKAYSYLEEATDLTSSINEANVAENISEIEAKYNAAIQAQKIEEEKSLRLRAQFLFYGSALALLAFIILGYIFYRNYRLKQKSKIEQLENETQTRIINATIDAKEKERKTIAEILHNSVSALLSSANLHLQATKSQLKADAPQEIAKAQGIVNEASVKIRDLSHELISSVLLKFGLAFAVHDICQKYSNSEITLRSDDKSVKRYDQDFEIKIYNIIEELINNILKHSKASNATIMLVHREDNMLSIRLSDDGVGFDVKTIKNKNGLGLSHINARVKVMNGIFNIVSSGGKGTSIFILVPIQPKVSGNEQN, encoded by the coding sequence ATGATGCTACACTTTCAATCCAAAATAGTGCTTTTCGTTTTTTGTATGTTAAGTAGTTTTTGGTTGTATTCCCAAACAGATTCCCTTGAAAAAATAATTGAAACCAGTATAGAAAATAAAGAGTACGAGCTGGTATTAAGCAATATTGAAAAATTAGAAACCGATTCTAATTATCTTAAATTTGACAAAAATAGGCTTAGCTTAAATTTATTAAAGGCTAAGTTTCTTTATGAGACTAATCAGCATGAAGAGGCTATAAATTTACTCCTAAAAGGATATTCGGAACTGGTAAATAATCCTTCGCTAAAACCACTGTTTATAAGATACGGAAAGTATTTGGGACAGATATTTAACGAAGCTAAAAATTATGATAAATCAATAAATTACTATAAAGAGGTTCTGGTAAACTCCTTAGAATTAAAAGATACTCTAGACATATTGGATGCTTATTTGTCTTTAGGAAAAAACTACTACAAAAAAGAAGTAAACGATAGTGCCATTTATAATTTCACTAAAATGTTGGACTATCCAGTAACATCTAAAACTGAAAATTTTATTTCGTTTAGTTATAATAACCTTGGTATCATGGCAAGCACATCTGATTTGCAATTGGCCGAAAATTATTATAAAAAATCATTTGAAATTAAAGAAAAGCACAAAGATACCGTGGGCTTGGCTACAGCGGTTATGAATCTGGGCGGAATCTATTACGAAAAACAAGAGTTTGAAAAAGCCAAAGAAAATTATTATAGGGCATATGAAGCGGTAAATGAACTGAAGTCGAAACGTGCAATAAGAGTCCGTGAGTATGCACTTTATAATTTAGCTTATACCAATGAACAGTTGGGAGATTTCAAAAAAGCATACAGTTATCTTGAAGAGGCCACTGATTTAACTAGCAGTATAAATGAGGCAAATGTGGCAGAGAACATTTCTGAAATTGAAGCTAAATATAATGCGGCTATACAAGCTCAAAAAATAGAAGAAGAAAAATCTCTGCGTTTAAGGGCACAATTTCTATTTTATGGTTCTGCATTAGCTCTGCTGGCTTTTATAATTTTGGGCTATATTTTTTATAGAAATTACAGATTAAAGCAGAAAAGTAAAATTGAACAATTAGAAAACGAAACACAGACCAGAATAATAAATGCAACAATAGACGCAAAAGAAAAAGAAAGAAAAACGATTGCCGAAATTCTGCACAATAGTGTTAGTGCTTTATTATCATCGGCCAATTTGCATTTACAAGCTACAAAGTCGCAGTTAAAAGCTGATGCCCCTCAAGAAATAGCTAAAGCACAAGGTATTGTAAATGAGGCATCGGTTAAAATTAGGGATTTATCGCACGAGTTGATTTCCTCTGTATTGTTAAAATTCGGTTTAGCTTTTGCCGTGCACGATATTTGCCAAAAATATTCCAATTCTGAAATTACTTTACGAAGTGATGATAAAAGTGTAAAAAGATACGATCAAGATTTTGAGATTAAAATTTATAATATTATTGAAGAATTAATCAATAATATTTTAAAACATAGCAAGGCTTCAAATGCTACAATTATGTTAGTGCATAGAGAAGACAATATGCTCAGTATTAGGTTAAGTGATGATGGTGTAGGGTTTGATGTGAAGACTATAAAAAACAAAAACGGATTAGGTTTAAGTCATATAAATGCCAGAGTTAAAGTGATGAACGGTATTTTTAACATAGTTTCTTCAGGAGGCAAAGGCACTAGTATTTTTATCTTGGTACCTATTCAGCCTAAAGTAAGTGGTAACGAACAAAATTAA
- a CDS encoding response regulator transcription factor encodes MVNEDLKEFLNDKITVHIADDHQILIDGVMAVLGLERDIDVVGYSLNGEQVTEWFEENSADILVLDINMPILDGLEVLKKFQSMEDVPKIIILSSYDDIKLIKEVLGMGAMGFVPKKSAGEHIVRAIREVHKGEQYFSDEVKEKMMKTLMGKPMHNTDNPEGVLINSLTRREYQILKLIAQQYTTREIGDTLGISESTVETHRKNLIKKVNVKNTVGLAIFAMKNEIV; translated from the coding sequence ATGGTTAACGAAGATTTAAAAGAGTTTTTAAACGACAAGATTACCGTTCATATAGCCGACGATCATCAAATATTGATTGATGGCGTTATGGCTGTGCTTGGTTTGGAACGGGATATCGATGTTGTTGGCTACTCTTTAAATGGCGAACAGGTCACTGAATGGTTTGAAGAAAACTCTGCAGATATATTGGTGCTAGATATTAATATGCCTATTTTGGATGGGTTGGAAGTGCTTAAGAAATTTCAAAGTATGGAAGATGTTCCTAAAATAATTATACTATCGAGTTATGATGATATAAAACTAATAAAAGAAGTTTTAGGAATGGGAGCTATGGGGTTTGTTCCAAAAAAATCTGCTGGTGAACATATTGTCAGAGCCATTAGAGAGGTGCACAAAGGCGAACAATATTTTAGTGATGAGGTTAAAGAAAAAATGATGAAAACACTAATGGGCAAACCTATGCACAATACAGATAATCCAGAAGGTGTATTAATTAATTCGTTAACAAGAAGAGAATATCAAATTTTAAAACTTATTGCCCAACAATATACTACCAGAGAGATTGGGGATACTTTAGGTATCAGTGAAAGTACTGTGGAAACACATCGTAAAAACTTAATAAAAAAAGTTAATGTAAAAAATACAGTAGGCTTGGCCATTTTCGCTATGAAAAACGAAATAGTATAA
- a CDS encoding DUF4293 domain-containing protein: MIQRIQTLYLLLAAVCSIGLIHVFDLWINKAGSSYYALDLIANNEFTLKIIPILFIASGIMSIVSVFMFKKRKNQFVINRLNILVNFILLGVLIYHLLTLSGESQVSEKGIGAFLPIVVVVLLAIANRAIKKDEDLVKSVDRLR, from the coding sequence ATGATTCAACGTATTCAAACATTGTATTTACTTTTAGCTGCTGTTTGCTCTATTGGGTTAATACATGTGTTTGATTTATGGATAAATAAAGCAGGTAGTTCTTATTATGCTTTAGATTTGATAGCTAATAATGAATTCACTTTAAAAATTATACCCATTCTATTTATAGCGTCTGGTATAATGAGTATTGTAAGTGTTTTTATGTTTAAAAAAAGAAAAAATCAGTTTGTTATAAATCGTTTAAACATTCTAGTAAACTTTATTTTATTAGGCGTATTGATTTATCATCTACTAACTTTATCTGGAGAAAGTCAAGTTTCTGAGAAGGGTATTGGGGCATTTTTACCGATTGTAGTTGTTGTTTTGCTAGCCATTGCGAACAGAGCTATTAAAAAGGATGAAGACCTTGTAAAATCTGTAGATAGATTGCGATAA